A region of Salinibacter sp. 10B DNA encodes the following proteins:
- a CDS encoding glycosyltransferase family 4 protein, translating into MSPRVLFVDHTAKLGGGELSLLAVATAFQDTSQVVLFEEGPFLDRLQKNGVDTTVLPAPTTLDGIRREGSLLDSVRALPGLWRLIWRLARLARDYDVILANSQKSMLVAALAGFLARRPVIWNLRDLMSPAHFGLVQRRVGAIVATAFASHVIANSYATRDALVANGGPANRISVVHNGIDASPFLAVTPDDVAAVRRELNLPSSGVVGVFSRLAEWKGQHVLIEALRDLPNVTALLVGDALFPEDEHYAARLRSDVERWNLHDRVWMTGFRNDIPVLMQTCDVVLHTSTAPEPFGRVIVEGMLAGRPVIATNKGGPAEIIVDGDTGVLTPADDPQTLRLALRHMLDNQESATLLARKGHALARSRFSTANMVERVQFLIGKVLQNSPKSTSAGRISSRRPASV; encoded by the coding sequence ATGTCTCCTCGCGTACTTTTCGTTGACCACACGGCCAAACTTGGAGGGGGCGAACTGTCCCTCCTCGCAGTGGCCACCGCCTTCCAAGACACGAGTCAGGTGGTGTTGTTCGAGGAGGGTCCCTTTCTCGATCGTTTGCAAAAAAACGGCGTTGACACGACCGTTCTCCCCGCTCCAACGACGCTCGACGGCATCCGCCGGGAGGGCTCTCTACTTGATAGCGTGCGAGCCCTCCCGGGCCTCTGGCGACTCATCTGGCGCCTGGCCCGCCTAGCCCGAGACTACGATGTTATTCTGGCCAACTCGCAGAAGTCGATGCTCGTCGCGGCCCTTGCCGGCTTCCTTGCGCGACGACCCGTAATCTGGAACTTGCGGGACCTGATGTCGCCCGCCCACTTCGGGTTAGTGCAGCGGCGGGTCGGAGCGATCGTGGCTACAGCCTTCGCATCGCACGTCATCGCAAACTCGTATGCAACGCGCGACGCACTGGTTGCGAACGGGGGACCCGCAAATCGGATCTCCGTCGTGCATAATGGCATTGACGCATCCCCTTTCCTTGCTGTCACGCCTGACGACGTGGCCGCCGTTCGCCGCGAGCTTAATCTGCCGTCTTCTGGTGTGGTGGGGGTCTTTAGCCGATTGGCCGAGTGGAAAGGGCAGCACGTGCTTATCGAAGCATTGCGCGACCTCCCGAACGTTACGGCCCTTCTGGTTGGCGATGCGCTGTTTCCCGAAGACGAACACTACGCTGCCCGCCTCCGGAGCGACGTCGAACGGTGGAACCTGCACGATCGCGTGTGGATGACCGGGTTCCGGAACGACATTCCCGTGTTGATGCAGACCTGTGATGTCGTGTTGCACACCTCCACCGCACCCGAGCCGTTTGGACGAGTCATCGTGGAGGGCATGTTGGCCGGACGGCCGGTCATCGCCACCAACAAAGGAGGACCCGCTGAAATCATTGTCGACGGTGACACAGGAGTTCTAACCCCTGCCGACGATCCCCAAACGCTCCGCCTGGCCCTGCGGCACATGCTTGACAACCAGGAGTCTGCCACCTTGCTCGCCCGAAAGGGACACGCACTGGCTCGTTCCAGGTTTTCGACAGCAAATATGGTGGAAAGGGTACAGTTCTTAATTGGGAAGGTCCTTCAGAACTCCCCAAAGAGCACATCAGCCGGACGCATCTCATCTCGTCGTCCTGCGTCCGTGTAA
- a CDS encoding class I SAM-dependent methyltransferase encodes MFSFIQVLKNLGGGRGTFIRKAAPEKVGSILDIGCAYGWELNALSNKADRLVGIDIDEAALAQAREQYPHLTFLSCNATDLPFDDHEFDVVILSEVLEHVGEENKQLVIDEAYRVLASGGRLILTGPFDGATAWADPLDFKRRFPTLYQRYLQVSGYHPKTAIEVGHKHLSLPEIQQLFRGNFDPQETWFTGLFSPFLTWILTVGERTNLLPDGLVKRLNQLRAWEGGVSYPKALAYNIRLVARKRDCPPQVVQA; translated from the coding sequence ATGTTTTCTTTTATTCAGGTTCTTAAAAATCTCGGCGGTGGGCGTGGCACATTCATTCGCAAAGCTGCTCCCGAAAAGGTCGGAAGCATTCTCGATATTGGCTGCGCGTACGGATGGGAACTCAATGCACTGTCAAACAAGGCCGACCGCCTCGTAGGAATTGACATTGACGAGGCAGCACTAGCACAGGCCCGTGAGCAGTACCCGCACCTTACGTTTCTTTCATGCAACGCAACCGACCTCCCATTCGACGACCATGAGTTCGATGTCGTCATCCTGTCGGAGGTGCTCGAACACGTAGGGGAGGAAAACAAGCAACTGGTCATTGATGAGGCTTATCGCGTTCTCGCTTCCGGCGGACGCCTCATCCTTACAGGCCCGTTTGACGGAGCTACTGCATGGGCCGATCCCCTTGACTTCAAGCGACGATTCCCCACCCTTTACCAACGATATTTACAGGTAAGTGGTTACCATCCCAAGACTGCGATAGAAGTGGGCCACAAACACTTGTCTCTTCCAGAGATCCAGCAGCTCTTTCGTGGGAACTTTGATCCCCAAGAGACATGGTTCACTGGGCTTTTCTCCCCCTTCCTCACCTGGATACTTACCGTGGGCGAGCGAACAAACCTCCTCCCGGATGGGCTGGTCAAACGTCTGAATCAGCTTCGTGCGTGGGAGGGGGGCGTCTCATACCCGAAAGCACTCGCATACAATATCCGTCTCGTTGCGCGCAAGCGAGATTGCCCACCACAAGTTGTTCAAGCCTGA
- a CDS encoding T9SS type A sorting domain-containing protein, which translates to MRTTDALSRFSPSLMRLWTLLLALPLCLSSIGPAQAQSFHYAENCVSNVDNATVLLPSSANLILPDGTSLAPSDTLALRNADGDCAGYGAWSGNDLAVAASGPAIISEAPSGYQDGAPLTFEVYDVSDDRVVNVGGRVAYASCDNVDVATCQDDGTYANGAFFVLDALNASALPVELTDLTAAREDRRVRLEWATAQETNNAGFEVQHRLADESATAWTTIQFVDGAGTTSTPTSYTLKTDPLEVGAHEFRLQQIDQDGSTSLSTTVTVEMTLDEAYRLSPVAPNPVQSEARLSITVRKTQNVTVSMYNVLGQRVATLYDRTLSANQKQDIRIPVQNQSSGSYFLRIEGKTFTDTQRLSVVQ; encoded by the coding sequence ATGCGGACAACTGACGCTCTTTCCCGCTTCTCCCCCTCCCTCATGCGCCTTTGGACTCTCCTGCTTGCCCTGCCCCTTTGCCTGTCGTCCATCGGTCCCGCACAGGCCCAGTCGTTTCACTACGCGGAGAATTGCGTCTCGAATGTCGACAACGCCACCGTCCTCCTTCCCTCCTCCGCGAATCTCATCCTTCCGGACGGGACCTCGCTCGCCCCGTCGGATACCCTCGCGCTTCGCAATGCGGACGGCGACTGTGCAGGATACGGTGCTTGGTCAGGAAATGACCTCGCGGTGGCTGCGTCCGGTCCGGCCATCATCAGCGAGGCCCCGAGCGGCTACCAAGACGGGGCGCCGCTCACGTTCGAGGTGTACGACGTGTCGGACGATCGCGTCGTGAATGTGGGAGGACGCGTTGCTTATGCCTCGTGCGACAATGTCGACGTCGCAACGTGTCAAGACGATGGCACCTACGCCAATGGGGCATTCTTCGTACTCGATGCCCTCAATGCGTCGGCCCTCCCGGTGGAACTCACCGATCTTACGGCCGCCCGGGAAGACCGGCGCGTTCGCCTCGAATGGGCCACCGCTCAGGAGACCAACAACGCGGGCTTTGAGGTGCAGCACCGTCTGGCCGATGAGAGCGCCACTGCCTGGACGACAATTCAGTTTGTGGACGGGGCAGGCACGACCTCCACTCCAACCTCCTATACCTTGAAGACGGATCCCCTTGAGGTGGGAGCCCACGAATTTCGCCTTCAGCAAATCGACCAGGACGGGAGCACCTCCCTGAGCACGACGGTGACGGTCGAGATGACGCTCGACGAGGCCTATCGGCTTTCCCCCGTCGCCCCCAATCCCGTCCAGTCCGAAGCCCGACTGTCTATCACAGTGCGGAAGACCCAAAACGTCACTGTGTCAATGTACAACGTTCTGGGCCAGCGCGTGGCCACGCTGTACGATCGCACGCTCTCGGCCAACCAGAAGCAGGACATTCGCATTCCGGTCCAGAATCAATCGAGTGGCTCCTATTTCCTCCGCATTGAGGGAAAAACGTTTACCGACACGCAGCGACTGTCGGTTGTTCAGTAG
- a CDS encoding alpha/beta hydrolase, whose product MPYLSVDNARLYYDEEGTGPPLLFIHGLGSSTRDWFAQVSHFADRYRVIRLDLRGHGRSESTQGPYHMAQFARDVAVTLRTLDATPAHIVGLSMGGMVTLQLGLDAPRLVRRLVVVNSTADARLRTWNDIWFYVSRRTAVQLLGMRRVGKIIAGRLFPKPDQTNLRREFIKRWSQNDRQAYLWSIDAIMGWSVRERLSSLSAPTLLVAAEHDYTPVATKNRIATRIPDARVAVVDDARHALPVEKPEAFNSIVEEFLTSECASSEPE is encoded by the coding sequence ATGCCCTACCTTTCGGTCGATAATGCACGGCTTTACTACGACGAAGAAGGGACGGGTCCTCCCCTGCTCTTTATTCACGGCCTCGGCTCGAGCACGCGGGACTGGTTTGCGCAGGTGTCCCATTTTGCCGATCGCTATCGCGTGATCCGCCTAGATCTTCGGGGACACGGGCGTTCGGAGTCCACACAGGGGCCCTATCACATGGCGCAGTTCGCTAGAGACGTGGCCGTGACGTTGCGGACGCTGGATGCGACCCCTGCACATATCGTGGGATTGTCGATGGGGGGGATGGTGACCCTCCAGCTGGGTCTCGACGCCCCCCGGCTCGTCCGACGCCTCGTCGTGGTCAATAGCACCGCCGATGCCCGGTTGCGGACGTGGAATGACATCTGGTTTTACGTGTCGCGACGCACAGCCGTGCAGCTGCTGGGCATGCGGCGCGTGGGGAAAATTATTGCGGGACGACTCTTCCCGAAGCCGGACCAGACGAACCTGCGCCGCGAATTTATCAAGCGCTGGTCACAGAACGATCGGCAGGCATACCTGTGGTCCATTGATGCGATTATGGGGTGGAGTGTGAGGGAGCGGCTCTCGTCTCTTTCCGCTCCTACGTTGCTCGTGGCCGCGGAGCACGACTATACGCCGGTCGCCACCAAGAACCGGATTGCGACTCGCATCCCCGACGCGCGGGTGGCCGTGGTGGACGATGCCCGTCACGCACTGCCCGTCGAAAAGCCAGAGGCCTTTAACTCGATCGTCGAGGAGTTTTTGACGTCGGAGTGCGCCTCCTCGGAGCCCGAATAG
- a CDS encoding polyhydroxyalkanoate synthesis regulator DNA-binding domain-containing protein gives MSDSSWFLMARRIKRYDNRKLYDTEASEYVSLSDIATLVRRGETVEVVDNATDEDLTAQTLTQIILEEGKDGRHVIPSDLLHQILRRSEEMVDTSIDQIRSTVDDLVQSSLGRLKQLVQTPRAQELDELRSQLRQLEHRLSVLLDNLDEERPPSSSDAPPAAADVDRSS, from the coding sequence ATGTCCGATTCATCCTGGTTTCTCATGGCCCGCCGCATCAAACGATACGACAACCGGAAGCTCTACGACACCGAGGCAAGTGAGTACGTCTCGCTAAGCGACATCGCTACACTTGTTCGACGTGGGGAAACGGTAGAGGTGGTGGACAATGCTACGGACGAAGACCTGACGGCTCAAACCCTCACGCAGATTATTCTGGAGGAGGGAAAGGACGGCCGCCACGTCATTCCGTCCGATCTTCTGCACCAGATCCTCCGACGCAGTGAGGAGATGGTTGATACGAGCATCGACCAGATTCGGTCGACCGTCGACGACTTGGTGCAGAGTTCGCTGGGGCGCCTGAAGCAACTCGTGCAAACCCCTCGGGCCCAGGAACTGGACGAGCTACGCTCCCAACTGCGTCAGCTTGAACACCGACTCTCCGTCCTTCTCGACAACTTGGATGAGGAGCGACCGCCTTCGTCATCCGACGCCCCTCCGGCTGCGGCGGATGTGGATCGTTCCTCGTGA
- a CDS encoding phasin family protein, with protein sequence MTAQSKKPNDRTDTLQDELTQRGRDVWLAGLGALATVEEEGNKLYNRLVERGKEFEEERRKELKEAEEEVREKGDKALTQLEEAGEETQSLLLDTVNSALERFGVPTRSEVDRLSEKVETLSKQVDELSSTLSDRNAQTDGKK encoded by the coding sequence ATGACTGCTCAAAGCAAGAAACCCAACGACCGTACCGATACCCTTCAAGACGAACTGACCCAACGCGGCCGCGACGTGTGGCTGGCCGGCCTCGGAGCCCTTGCCACGGTGGAAGAGGAAGGCAATAAGCTTTACAACCGCCTCGTGGAGCGGGGCAAGGAGTTCGAGGAAGAACGGCGAAAAGAGCTAAAGGAAGCCGAAGAGGAGGTTCGAGAAAAGGGCGACAAGGCCCTCACCCAGCTCGAAGAGGCCGGCGAGGAAACGCAGTCCCTCCTGCTCGACACCGTTAATTCCGCCCTGGAACGCTTCGGCGTTCCCACGCGCTCGGAGGTTGATCGCCTCTCCGAGAAGGTGGAGACGCTCTCGAAACAGGTGGACGAGCTGTCGAGCACCCTTTCGGACCGGAACGCCCAGACGGACGGCAAGAAGTAA
- a CDS encoding patatin-like phospholipase family protein codes for MTTNGRTGRSTIGLGCAGGVIEGAIYEIGALSALDEAVEGVELHNLDMYVGVSSGALIGSMLANGVPARTLSRAVIGEAADPTLNLNPEVLFRPAMREYAGRLWKLPKTLASSLRYYACNPRDLSLFGLLSTFGSVLPTGFFTNAPLERFLSEAFSTGGRTNDFRRLKRQLYVVAMHLDSANVVVFGEPGHDHVPISSAIQASTALPGLYTPVEIDGRQYIDGVARRTVHASVALDAGADLLFCINPIVPINIQIKQHAGRLLDDMDAPPSLADRGLPTVLSQTFRAIVDSRKKTGFKKYEHTHPDADLLLIEPECDDTSLFFSNIFSFKNRHDVCEHAYQATRRHLLNRADEIGPMLARHGLTLRLDVLQDESRSLYKDPPTPLPATERNGEHDASTADVLRETDQVLDRLDEVLARVRSEAA; via the coding sequence ATGACGACGAACGGACGAACCGGCCGCAGTACCATCGGCCTCGGGTGTGCCGGAGGCGTGATCGAAGGGGCCATATACGAAATCGGCGCCCTTAGCGCCCTCGACGAGGCGGTAGAGGGCGTAGAGCTGCACAACCTTGATATGTACGTGGGCGTCAGCTCTGGGGCCCTCATCGGGTCGATGCTCGCAAACGGGGTGCCGGCCCGTACCCTCAGCCGCGCTGTGATTGGGGAGGCCGCCGATCCAACCCTCAACCTAAACCCCGAGGTGCTCTTTCGGCCCGCCATGAGAGAGTACGCCGGACGCCTCTGGAAACTGCCCAAAACCCTTGCGTCTTCCCTTCGCTACTACGCCTGCAACCCGAGGGATCTTTCCCTTTTCGGCCTCCTGTCCACGTTTGGGTCGGTCCTCCCAACAGGCTTCTTCACCAATGCCCCGCTGGAACGCTTCCTTTCAGAAGCTTTCTCTACCGGCGGCCGGACCAACGACTTCCGTCGCCTGAAACGTCAACTCTATGTCGTGGCCATGCACCTCGACTCGGCCAACGTGGTCGTCTTTGGCGAGCCGGGACACGACCACGTGCCCATTTCTTCTGCCATCCAGGCCTCAACTGCACTGCCCGGCCTCTACACACCGGTGGAGATTGACGGACGGCAATACATCGACGGTGTGGCTCGTCGCACGGTGCACGCCAGCGTGGCCCTCGATGCCGGGGCCGACCTGCTCTTCTGCATCAATCCCATCGTGCCAATCAACATTCAGATAAAGCAGCACGCCGGCCGCCTGCTGGACGACATGGATGCGCCGCCGTCCCTTGCAGACCGGGGCTTGCCTACGGTGCTTTCGCAAACCTTCCGCGCCATCGTAGACTCCCGCAAGAAAACGGGCTTCAAGAAGTACGAGCACACCCATCCGGACGCCGACCTGCTCCTCATTGAGCCGGAGTGCGACGATACGAGTCTCTTCTTCTCGAACATCTTCAGCTTCAAGAACCGCCACGACGTCTGCGAGCACGCCTACCAGGCCACGCGACGCCACCTTCTCAACCGGGCCGACGAGATCGGACCAATGCTGGCACGCCACGGCCTCACCCTTCGCCTGGATGTACTCCAGGACGAATCGCGCTCGCTTTACAAGGATCCCCCTACGCCCCTGCCCGCAACGGAACGGAATGGCGAACACGACGCCTCCACCGCCGATGTGTTGCGGGAAACCGATCAGGTGTTGGATCGACTCGATGAAGTTCTCGCCCGCGTCCGCTCTGAAGCGGCGTAA
- the tgt gene encoding tRNA guanosine(34) transglycosylase Tgt, whose product MTFTLDHTDASSAARAGRLHTSHGTVETPIFMPVGTRGSVKAVSPRTLRQDVGAEMILGNTYHLFLRPGLDVIEGGGGLHEFMRWEGPMLTDSGGYQVFSLSDHATLSEEGVEFKNPIDGDTHLFTPENVVDTQRTLGADVMMVLDECPAADVSKAYARRSNDLTLRWAERAKDRFDETDPRYGHEQALFGIVQGVVYPEVRRASARALVDLGFPGYAIGGLSVGEPHEQMYEMVSVTTAELPADKPRYLMGVGTPANLLENVARGVDMFDCVMPTRNGRNGQLFTTEGIINIKNAQWTDDHTPIDPGLDTYVSQTFTKAYVRHLQKSREYLGLQIASQQNLAFYCWLMREARAAIREDRFSSWKEEVQPRVSRRL is encoded by the coding sequence GTGACGTTTACGCTCGATCATACGGATGCCTCGTCGGCGGCTCGTGCGGGTCGCCTCCACACGAGCCATGGGACGGTGGAGACGCCGATCTTTATGCCGGTGGGCACGCGCGGAAGCGTGAAGGCGGTGTCCCCCCGCACGCTCCGGCAGGACGTGGGCGCTGAGATGATTTTAGGCAATACCTATCACCTCTTTTTGCGTCCTGGGCTGGACGTAATCGAGGGGGGCGGTGGACTGCACGAATTTATGCGATGGGAGGGGCCGATGCTTACCGACTCGGGCGGCTATCAGGTTTTCTCGCTGAGTGACCATGCTACGCTCTCGGAGGAGGGCGTCGAGTTTAAGAATCCGATTGATGGGGATACGCACCTCTTTACTCCTGAGAATGTGGTCGATACGCAGCGCACGCTGGGGGCCGACGTGATGATGGTGCTCGATGAGTGCCCGGCGGCGGACGTGTCAAAGGCGTACGCTCGGCGGTCCAACGATCTCACGCTGCGCTGGGCTGAGCGGGCCAAGGATCGGTTCGACGAGACCGATCCGCGCTACGGGCACGAGCAGGCACTGTTTGGGATTGTGCAAGGAGTGGTGTATCCGGAGGTGCGTCGGGCATCGGCCCGGGCACTGGTCGACCTCGGCTTTCCGGGGTACGCGATTGGGGGGCTCAGCGTAGGGGAGCCGCACGAGCAGATGTACGAAATGGTGTCGGTGACCACGGCTGAACTGCCGGCCGACAAGCCGCGCTACTTGATGGGCGTGGGCACGCCCGCCAATTTACTGGAGAACGTGGCCCGGGGCGTCGACATGTTCGACTGCGTGATGCCCACGCGCAACGGGCGCAACGGGCAGCTCTTTACCACGGAGGGCATCATCAATATTAAAAATGCCCAGTGGACCGACGATCACACGCCCATCGATCCGGGGCTCGATACGTACGTGTCGCAAACCTTCACGAAGGCGTACGTCCGGCATCTTCAGAAATCACGCGAGTACCTGGGGCTCCAGATTGCGTCTCAGCAGAACCTGGCGTTTTACTGTTGGCTCATGCGCGAGGCACGGGCCGCCATTCGGGAAGATCGCTTTTCGAGTTGGAAGGAGGAGGTGCAGCCTCGAGTGTCGCGGCGGTTGTAG
- a CDS encoding AI-2E family transporter codes for MSSPSESPESSSSSLFEAESETPASSSSSSEHSVSQSAFERITAFETVLIAGGVVLFLALLYQMQVSPQEGSFLNPPLVGLAGALLLWPLRRQKAARALMLSGGVLLLLWTIDKLSRVLIPFVGVYLLAYLLNPLVAALRKRLRLPRWASSLLITGAVVGTFALFVLILAPSVTDQIQVLSDRLLDGVGGFRSWLASSSVLDTLERTGLIEKKEALQQLQALLQRQARRLPEAVEGVASSLGSVLGVVTLVALVPVLLFYTLRDYPDIQASLTELFPTAGGRRDYLVQAGSIVGQYLRGQLMISSIAAFNVSVLLFVFDVPFWLIIGLLAGLLNFIPQLGAIIALVVGGLVAFLLAGWVKAAVVIAVLLGESFLEQSVLTPNILSYQVGLHPLLVLFSLLTFGMFLGIFGLLIAVPLTAILVTAYRAYREELTLELGEYGGETEANGANSGV; via the coding sequence ATGTCGTCCCCATCTGAATCTCCAGAGTCGTCATCGTCGTCCCTGTTTGAGGCGGAAAGCGAAACGCCGGCGTCCAGTTCGTCCTCTTCAGAGCACAGTGTATCACAATCGGCCTTCGAGCGCATCACGGCGTTCGAAACCGTGCTCATTGCCGGGGGAGTGGTGCTTTTTTTGGCCCTGCTGTATCAGATGCAGGTATCGCCTCAGGAAGGGAGCTTTCTCAATCCTCCCCTTGTGGGACTGGCAGGGGCTCTGCTGCTTTGGCCCCTCCGGCGCCAGAAGGCCGCCCGTGCCCTCATGCTGTCTGGGGGCGTTCTGTTACTGCTGTGGACGATCGACAAGCTGAGTCGCGTTCTCATCCCATTTGTCGGGGTGTACTTGCTCGCCTATCTATTGAATCCCCTCGTGGCGGCCCTTCGCAAGCGGCTTCGGCTGCCGCGCTGGGCGTCCTCGCTGCTGATTACGGGGGCCGTCGTCGGCACCTTTGCGCTGTTTGTTCTGATTCTTGCGCCCAGCGTGACCGACCAGATTCAGGTCTTGTCGGATCGCCTGCTGGACGGGGTGGGCGGATTCCGGTCGTGGTTGGCCTCGTCCTCGGTTCTCGACACCCTGGAACGCACCGGGCTCATCGAAAAGAAGGAAGCATTGCAGCAGCTGCAGGCGCTGCTGCAGCGGCAGGCCCGCCGGTTGCCAGAGGCAGTGGAGGGGGTGGCCTCCTCGCTCGGGTCCGTGCTGGGCGTCGTCACGCTCGTGGCGCTCGTGCCGGTGCTGCTCTTCTACACGTTGCGGGACTACCCCGACATTCAGGCGAGCCTCACGGAGCTCTTCCCGACGGCGGGGGGGCGGCGCGACTATCTCGTGCAGGCCGGAAGCATCGTGGGACAGTACCTCCGCGGCCAACTCATGATCAGCTCCATTGCCGCCTTCAACGTGTCGGTGCTCCTCTTCGTCTTCGACGTACCGTTTTGGCTGATCATTGGGTTGCTGGCCGGGCTGCTCAATTTTATCCCGCAGCTTGGGGCCATAATCGCTTTGGTCGTAGGTGGACTGGTGGCTTTCCTGTTAGCGGGCTGGGTGAAGGCGGCCGTGGTGATCGCTGTTCTGCTGGGGGAAAGCTTTCTTGAGCAGAGCGTGCTGACGCCCAATATTCTGAGCTATCAGGTGGGGCTGCACCCGCTGCTGGTGCTATTCTCGTTGCTCACGTTCGGGATGTTTCTCGGCATCTTCGGCCTACTTATCGCTGTCCCCCTCACTGCGATCTTGGTGACGGCCTACCGGGCCTATCGCGAGGAATTGACCCTCGAACTCGGCGAGTATGGTGGGGAAACCGAGGCGAACGGCGCAAATTCTGGCGTCTGA
- a CDS encoding TetR/AcrR family transcriptional regulator: MPRTKEFDPEEVLDQAMELFWEQGFEATSAQDLVDRTGLSRSSLYNTFGSKQELYLQALDHYRRQGATGGEGLLDQFGSARAAIRHLLDEGIPRQGEKRGCFLANAAVERAHCDDETHERACESLARMHEVFRILVERGQAQGEFSQEREAESMAHFLANTYFGMQTMAKLDLPMSVFEDVVEGAVRALE, translated from the coding sequence ATGCCTCGCACGAAGGAGTTCGATCCAGAAGAGGTTCTGGACCAGGCCATGGAGCTATTTTGGGAGCAGGGCTTCGAGGCGACGAGTGCACAGGATCTCGTGGACCGAACGGGACTGAGTCGATCCAGTCTGTACAACACGTTTGGGAGCAAGCAAGAGTTGTATCTGCAGGCGCTGGATCATTATCGCCGTCAGGGGGCCACAGGGGGAGAAGGACTCCTCGACCAGTTTGGGTCGGCACGGGCTGCCATTCGGCATCTGCTGGACGAGGGCATCCCGAGGCAGGGAGAGAAGCGGGGTTGTTTTCTTGCCAACGCAGCGGTGGAGCGGGCTCATTGCGACGACGAGACACACGAGCGGGCCTGTGAGAGCCTCGCTCGTATGCACGAGGTCTTCCGGATTCTCGTTGAGCGGGGACAGGCACAGGGAGAGTTTTCGCAGGAGCGTGAGGCCGAGTCGATGGCCCACTTTCTGGCGAACACGTACTTCGGGATGCAGACGATGGCGAAGCTCGACCTGCCGATGTCGGTGTTCGAGGATGTAGTGGAAGGGGCTGTGCGCGCACTGGAGTAA